The following are encoded in a window of Paraburkholderia hospita genomic DNA:
- a CDS encoding lipocalin family protein, with the protein MKATRVALALAAVAAMAILMSACSQSPANPNPRADIPLKPASVDLPRYMGRWYVIAIIPYFLENKYVGSYTEWSLREDGKIDDRYTAQKRTFDASPSKFHFVDSVVPGSGNGKWKVRIFWPVYVTQLTLYVDDEYRYTLLGLGDKSLGWIFAREPDISDDVYRSLLARFDAMGFDASRFRRVPQHPQQIGQPGFLPQDE; encoded by the coding sequence ATGAAAGCTACGCGTGTTGCTCTCGCACTGGCCGCCGTCGCTGCGATGGCCATCCTGATGTCGGCGTGCTCGCAGTCGCCGGCTAATCCCAATCCGCGCGCAGACATTCCGCTAAAGCCGGCAAGCGTCGATCTGCCCCGCTACATGGGCCGCTGGTACGTCATTGCAATCATTCCGTATTTTCTTGAGAACAAGTACGTCGGCAGCTATACGGAATGGTCGCTGCGCGAAGACGGAAAGATCGACGACCGGTACACCGCGCAAAAGAGAACATTCGACGCGTCGCCGTCGAAGTTCCATTTCGTCGACAGCGTCGTGCCGGGCAGCGGAAACGGCAAGTGGAAAGTGCGCATTTTCTGGCCGGTTTATGTGACGCAGCTGACGCTCTATGTCGACGACGAGTACCGTTACACACTGCTCGGTCTCGGCGACAAGAGCCTCGGTTGGATTTTCGCGCGAGAGCCGGATATCAGCGACGACGTTTATCGCTCGCTGCTCGCGCGATTCGATGCTATGGGCTTCGACGCATCGCGCTTTCGCCGCGTGCCGCAGCATCCGCAGCAGATCGGCCAGCCAGGGTTCCTGCCGCAAGACGAGTGA
- a CDS encoding SAM-dependent methyltransferase has product MTFSRAFYAAGGAPLFARLFLALLDRLRVGHLVLTTPGGQQRVYGDPHAQPGAQLILHDWRACHAILQAGDIGFAEAYRARWVDTPDIVALARLAIRNEAALPRTVSGSAPARLFYGLRHWLRPNTRRRSQRNVHVHYDLGNPFYALWLDRTMTYSSALFDGDTSRSLEDAQAAKYQRIVDVLQLRAGMRVLEIGCGWGGFALHAARQGIRVHGVTISPAQYEWARERVAQAGLRDLVTIELRDYRDLRGIYDAAVSVEMFEAVGERYWPTFFTVLGRMLKPGAHALVQSITMDDSRFAEYRSSSDFIREYIFPGGMLPGAERFRAAARRAGMACVQSQSFGLDYARTLRCWHARFEENLDAVRALGFDDLFIRTWRLYFAYCEAGFVERRTDVRQFVLTVNT; this is encoded by the coding sequence ATGACGTTTTCACGCGCCTTCTATGCCGCCGGCGGTGCGCCCCTGTTCGCCCGCCTGTTCCTCGCGCTGCTGGACCGTTTGCGCGTCGGCCATCTGGTCCTGACGACGCCCGGCGGCCAGCAACGCGTGTACGGCGATCCCCATGCACAACCCGGCGCGCAACTCATCCTGCACGACTGGCGGGCGTGCCATGCGATCCTGCAGGCGGGCGACATCGGATTTGCCGAAGCCTATCGCGCGAGATGGGTCGACACGCCTGACATCGTAGCGCTGGCGCGGCTCGCCATCCGCAATGAAGCCGCGTTGCCGCGCACCGTGTCGGGCAGCGCCCCTGCGCGCCTGTTCTATGGATTGCGCCACTGGCTGCGTCCCAACACGCGTCGCCGCAGCCAGCGCAACGTGCACGTGCACTACGATCTTGGTAATCCGTTCTACGCGCTCTGGCTCGACCGGACCATGACCTATTCGAGCGCGTTGTTCGATGGCGATACGAGCCGTTCGCTCGAAGACGCTCAGGCAGCCAAGTATCAGCGCATCGTCGATGTGTTGCAGTTGCGCGCCGGCATGCGTGTGCTGGAGATCGGCTGCGGCTGGGGCGGCTTTGCGCTACACGCGGCGCGTCAGGGCATACGCGTGCACGGCGTGACGATCTCCCCTGCGCAGTACGAATGGGCACGCGAGCGCGTGGCGCAAGCCGGTCTCCGCGATCTCGTGACGATCGAACTGCGCGACTATCGCGACCTACGGGGCATCTATGACGCAGCGGTGTCGGTCGAGATGTTCGAAGCCGTCGGAGAGCGCTACTGGCCTACGTTTTTCACCGTCCTCGGGCGCATGCTGAAGCCGGGTGCACACGCGCTCGTCCAGTCGATCACGATGGACGATTCGCGCTTTGCCGAGTACCGGTCCTCGAGTGATTTCATCCGCGAGTACATTTTCCCGGGCGGCATGCTGCCGGGTGCCGAACGCTTTCGCGCCGCGGCGAGACGCGCGGGAATGGCATGCGTCCAGTCGCAGTCGTTCGGGCTCGACTATGCACGCACATTGCGGTGCTGGCACGCACGCTTCGAGGAGAACCTCGACGCTGTGCGGGCACTCGGTTTCGACGATCTGTTCATACGCACGTGGCGGCTCTATTTCGCGTATTGCGAAGCGGGCTTCGTCGAGCGGCGCACGGACGTCAGGCAATTCGTCCTCACCGTCAACACGTGA
- a CDS encoding DUF1365 domain-containing protein, which produces MNGHSSDSAGWLMSGRVMHERLRPVHHRFVYPVFCIRCDLARLHELDGWWLGIDRLRPLSLRTRDYGACDGTDLLAWIRGQIADAGVALDGGAIWLQTFPRVFGYAFNPVSFWFCHDRDGNLRALLAEVRNTFGQRHSYLLKAGDNGPIDAHTHLHCVKKLHVSPFCGVEGHYAFHIHESEHRSSISIDYHDAQGLLIRTAISLGKRPLTRGHALRALMRQPLLTVGVIAHIHWQALRLWLKKVPFYGSQPPSPHSRPTTINEES; this is translated from the coding sequence ATGAACGGTCATTCATCCGATAGCGCCGGATGGCTGATGTCCGGGCGCGTGATGCACGAGCGGCTGCGCCCTGTGCACCATCGCTTCGTCTATCCCGTGTTCTGCATCCGTTGCGATCTGGCGAGGCTTCATGAACTGGATGGCTGGTGGCTGGGCATCGACCGGCTGCGGCCATTGAGCCTAAGAACGCGCGACTACGGCGCATGCGACGGAACCGATCTGCTCGCGTGGATACGCGGGCAGATCGCAGACGCGGGCGTCGCCCTTGACGGCGGCGCTATCTGGCTGCAAACCTTTCCGCGCGTATTCGGCTACGCATTCAATCCCGTCAGCTTCTGGTTCTGCCACGACCGCGACGGCAATCTGCGCGCATTGCTCGCTGAAGTGCGCAACACGTTCGGACAACGTCACTCGTATCTGCTCAAAGCGGGCGACAACGGCCCCATCGACGCGCACACCCATCTCCACTGCGTAAAGAAGCTACACGTATCGCCGTTTTGCGGCGTCGAAGGACACTACGCATTCCATATCCACGAGAGCGAGCACCGATCGTCGATCTCCATCGACTATCACGACGCGCAAGGGCTCCTGATCCGCACTGCGATTTCGCTCGGGAAGCGCCCCCTCACGCGCGGGCACGCGCTGCGCGCACTCATGCGGCAACCGCTTCTCACGGTCGGCGTCATCGCACACATTCACTGGCAGGCGCTGCGCCTGTGGCTCAAGAAAGTGCCGTTCTACGGGAGCCAGCCGCCCTCGCCTCACTCACGGCCAACAACGATCAACGAGGAATCGTGA
- a CDS encoding NAD(P)/FAD-dependent oxidoreductase: protein MDVQTETHPGPPGSRVAVIGSGIAGLASAYLLARRHRVTLYEAAAYAGGHTNTVDVELDGLTHPVDTGFLVFNDRTYPNLIALFDELDVASYESDMTFSVSLDHGRLEWAGTNLNTVFAQRHNLLSPSFLGMLRDIVRFSSTAERHLEAASASGYSVGDLLTAGRYGDPFRQNYLLPMAAAIWSCASSDVLRFPAATFLRFCLNHALLQVNRRPRWKTVAGGAREYVRRIVATLDDVRTNERVVAVRRERGGVHVASESGCECFDAAILATHAPDSLRMLADPDPDERHVLGAIRYQPNVAWLHTDLALLPRSERIWSAWNYLSTHGVDGMRPVCVSYLINRLQPLPFKRPVIVTLNPSRPPSPETVLKRFDYDHPLLDSAAVAAQSRLPSIQRARRTWFAGAWTGYGFHEDGLKSALRIARDFGVEPSWSVR, encoded by the coding sequence ATGGATGTGCAGACGGAAACTCATCCCGGTCCGCCGGGCAGCCGCGTTGCTGTCATCGGCTCCGGCATCGCTGGACTTGCGAGTGCGTATCTGCTGGCCCGCCGCCATCGCGTGACGCTTTACGAAGCCGCTGCCTACGCCGGCGGCCACACCAATACCGTCGACGTCGAACTGGATGGTCTCACCCATCCCGTCGATACAGGCTTTCTCGTCTTCAACGATCGCACTTATCCCAACCTGATCGCACTCTTCGACGAGCTCGATGTCGCGTCATACGAAAGCGACATGACGTTCTCCGTCTCGCTCGATCACGGAAGACTCGAATGGGCAGGCACCAATCTGAACACCGTCTTCGCCCAGCGGCACAACCTGCTTTCACCCAGCTTTCTCGGCATGTTGCGCGATATCGTGCGTTTCAGTTCAACGGCTGAAAGGCATCTCGAGGCGGCATCCGCCAGCGGATACTCCGTTGGCGACCTGTTGACAGCGGGCCGCTACGGCGATCCGTTCAGGCAAAACTACCTGTTGCCGATGGCCGCCGCCATCTGGTCGTGTGCGAGTTCCGACGTGCTGCGCTTCCCGGCCGCGACCTTTCTGCGCTTCTGTCTCAACCATGCGCTGCTGCAGGTGAATCGCCGCCCGCGTTGGAAAACCGTCGCAGGCGGTGCACGCGAGTATGTTCGCCGGATCGTCGCCACACTGGACGACGTGCGCACAAACGAACGGGTCGTCGCGGTGCGCCGCGAGCGAGGCGGCGTCCACGTAGCGAGCGAATCCGGCTGCGAGTGCTTCGACGCGGCGATTCTCGCCACGCACGCGCCCGACAGCCTGCGCATGCTCGCAGACCCCGATCCCGACGAACGCCATGTGCTCGGCGCGATCCGCTATCAGCCCAATGTCGCGTGGCTGCATACCGATCTGGCCTTGCTTCCGCGCAGCGAGCGGATATGGTCCGCGTGGAACTACCTGTCGACGCATGGGGTAGACGGCATGCGCCCCGTCTGCGTGAGCTATCTGATCAACCGCCTGCAACCGTTGCCCTTCAAAAGGCCTGTGATCGTGACACTCAATCCGTCGCGACCGCCCTCGCCCGAGACGGTACTGAAGCGCTTCGACTACGATCATCCACTGCTTGACAGCGCGGCCGTGGCCGCGCAAAGCCGCCTTCCTTCAATACAGCGCGCAAGACGGACATGGTTCGCGGGCGCGTGGACAGGTTATGGCTTTCATGAAGACGGACTGAAATCGGCGCTGCGCATTGCTCGCGACTTCGGCGTTGAACCGTCGTGGTCCGTACGATGA
- a CDS encoding lipase family protein, whose product MHPNDLTFARPAAAMMVACAALLLGACATKPLLPYSADTPPLVLVPASQAGVRDMRGHFREIYCAVLEAHGTALPDYRPCDDALTRVGAEPPGTGKPVDLKPSQRHLLAAVISGIGYDCFKPWLNTQGTVVANLRQSGYDGMLIDVDALSGSANNARQIRDAIMAMPPPEGAPRVVLIGYSKGAPDILEAVVAYPEIRGRVAAVVSAAGAIGGSPLANDAEQYQADLMRHFPGATCTAGDGGAVQSLRPATRKAWLAQHPLPGELRYYSLVTFPQPERISSILKSSYDKLARVDSRNDSQVIFYDQVIPGSTLLGYVNADHWALAVPIARTHPTIGSLFVTQNAYPREALTETILRFVEEDLMMNSK is encoded by the coding sequence ATGCATCCAAATGACCTGACCTTCGCTCGCCCGGCAGCGGCAATGATGGTTGCGTGCGCCGCTCTCCTGCTCGGTGCATGCGCGACGAAGCCGCTCCTCCCGTACTCGGCCGATACACCTCCGCTTGTACTGGTTCCGGCATCGCAGGCCGGCGTGCGGGACATGCGTGGGCACTTCCGCGAGATCTATTGCGCCGTCCTTGAAGCGCACGGCACCGCACTACCCGACTACCGGCCTTGTGACGACGCTCTGACGCGCGTAGGTGCTGAGCCGCCCGGTACCGGCAAGCCGGTTGATCTGAAGCCGTCGCAACGGCACCTCCTCGCTGCTGTCATATCAGGGATCGGGTACGACTGCTTCAAACCTTGGCTGAATACGCAAGGCACGGTGGTCGCGAATCTGCGCCAGTCCGGCTATGACGGAATGCTGATCGATGTCGATGCGCTGTCGGGTTCGGCGAATAACGCGCGGCAGATCCGCGACGCCATCATGGCCATGCCGCCTCCTGAAGGCGCGCCACGCGTCGTGCTGATCGGCTATTCGAAGGGCGCGCCCGACATTCTCGAAGCGGTGGTGGCCTATCCGGAGATCCGCGGCCGCGTGGCGGCTGTAGTCAGCGCAGCGGGCGCGATAGGCGGGTCGCCGCTCGCTAACGACGCGGAGCAGTATCAGGCCGACCTGATGAGGCACTTCCCAGGGGCGACGTGCACAGCGGGCGACGGGGGCGCGGTGCAGAGTCTGCGACCCGCCACGCGCAAGGCGTGGCTCGCGCAGCATCCGCTTCCGGGCGAGCTGCGCTACTACTCGCTCGTGACGTTTCCGCAGCCGGAACGCATCTCATCGATTCTGAAATCGAGCTATGACAAGCTCGCGCGTGTCGATTCACGCAACGATAGTCAGGTCATCTTCTACGATCAGGTAATACCCGGAAGTACTCTTCTTGGATATGTGAACGCCGATCACTGGGCGCTCGCCGTGCCCATTGCCCGGACGCACCCCACCATCGGCTCGTTGTTCGTCACGCAAAATGCCTATCCGCGTGAGGCGCTGACAGAGACGATTCTGCGCTTCGTTGAAGAGGATCTGATGATGAACTCGAAGTGA
- a CDS encoding LssY C-terminal domain-containing protein has protein sequence MSVVRPLRRALKRVVFTASLGLAIAGCSTWQAPQHVDEGPLRTRAVSATHHNVRVSATVLGSEDSVRMFGVDIEKTHVQSVWVEVQNGTSQALWLLRSGTDPDYFSPHEVAWPFHTLLGGATNTQIDDYFSNLGFKNPIPPGETRSGILFTNPDRRTKLVNIDLFGSQTLIPFTLFAPVPGGTSVPQYDQLSFAYPETAITDCPDLASLRAALERLPCCATNADGTVNADPLNAVLVGQLTDIGAAMVRRNYRRDLRGSDAVERVFGREADAVGRKQAQGGAPATWIRVWLTPIRFQGQPVYVAQVGRPVGGRFAPRGETHLILHGNVDEARNFLIQDLMYSGGLDKLGFVYGVGEATKTQPRTTLDNASYYTDGLRAVMFFATRPLSFSDVQLIDWVPYLEQREAIQRKETGDASK, from the coding sequence ATGAGCGTCGTGCGCCCCTTACGTCGTGCGTTGAAGCGCGTGGTGTTCACGGCGAGCCTCGGGCTTGCAATCGCGGGCTGTTCGACATGGCAGGCCCCGCAGCATGTTGACGAGGGACCATTGCGCACGCGCGCCGTGAGCGCCACCCATCACAATGTGCGCGTGAGCGCGACCGTGCTGGGCAGTGAAGACAGCGTGCGCATGTTCGGTGTCGATATCGAAAAAACGCATGTGCAGTCTGTTTGGGTCGAAGTGCAGAATGGGACGTCACAGGCGCTATGGCTGCTGCGCTCGGGTACGGATCCGGACTACTTCTCGCCGCATGAAGTCGCGTGGCCGTTTCATACGCTGCTCGGCGGCGCAACGAATACGCAGATCGACGACTACTTCAGCAACCTCGGCTTCAAAAACCCAATACCGCCGGGAGAGACGCGCAGCGGCATTCTGTTCACGAACCCAGATCGCCGGACCAAGCTCGTCAATATCGATCTGTTCGGTAGTCAAACGCTGATCCCGTTCACGCTCTTTGCGCCCGTGCCAGGCGGCACGTCAGTCCCACAATACGATCAGCTTTCCTTCGCGTATCCCGAGACTGCGATCACCGACTGCCCGGATCTCGCGTCGCTGCGCGCCGCACTGGAACGCTTGCCATGCTGCGCCACCAACGCGGATGGCACCGTCAACGCCGATCCGCTGAACGCGGTCCTGGTCGGCCAGCTTACCGACATCGGGGCGGCGATGGTTCGACGCAACTATCGACGCGACTTGCGCGGGTCCGACGCCGTGGAGAGAGTCTTCGGGCGGGAAGCTGACGCCGTCGGGCGCAAGCAGGCGCAGGGAGGCGCGCCCGCCACATGGATACGCGTATGGCTTACGCCGATCCGCTTTCAGGGACAACCGGTCTATGTCGCGCAAGTCGGCCGCCCCGTTGGTGGACGCTTTGCGCCGCGCGGCGAGACACACCTCATCCTGCACGGCAACGTCGACGAAGCGCGGAACTTCCTGATCCAGGACCTGATGTACTCGGGCGGTCTCGACAAGCTTGGTTTCGTGTACGGTGTCGGCGAGGCAACGAAGACGCAACCGCGGACCACGCTCGACAACGCAAGCTACTATACGGATGGTTTGCGTGCAGTGATGTTCTTTGCGACGCGGCCGCTCAGCTTTTCGGATGTGCAGCTTATCGACTGGGTGCCGTATCTTGAGCAGCGCGAGGCGATCCAACGCAAGGAAACGGGCGATGCATCCAAATGA
- a CDS encoding LssY C-terminal domain-containing protein: MKRIVLQVLTMVFAACLIPGCAETPSTTAEPNYQNRAVSRADGDLRVSTAVLSSDESRALYDAELAKRKIQPVWIEVENNDRRSYFLMSPGLDPNFFPPSEAAEAFNSDATQQQRSALDQRFTALAFRNPVLPGQTASGFVLTNLSEGAKLVEVDLVASGRAQTFSILTVVPGFQADYKTSNVFKRAADPDVSVVDYTDDDAFRSALEALPCCVTNKDGSKNGDPINLVIVGGLDDAFPALVRRGWSPTEQKWSGAIWKMVTSALSGEPYVNAPVSDLYLFGRAQDLALQKARDTIHQRNHLRLWLAAMRYHGKPVWVGQISRDIGVRLTVHSPMLTTHKIDPDVDEARTALTEDMAYSQSLVKLGLVSGVGAAPESAPRENLTTDPYYTDGYREVLVFDHAPRSLAEIDLFPWVTDDALRETSSGGKR; the protein is encoded by the coding sequence ATGAAGCGCATCGTGCTGCAAGTGCTGACGATGGTTTTCGCGGCCTGCCTGATACCTGGCTGCGCCGAAACCCCTTCCACGACCGCTGAACCCAATTACCAAAACCGCGCTGTCTCACGCGCAGACGGCGACCTGCGAGTGTCGACAGCGGTACTTTCATCAGATGAAAGCAGGGCTCTGTACGACGCTGAACTCGCCAAAAGGAAAATTCAGCCCGTCTGGATTGAAGTCGAGAATAACGACCGTCGCAGCTATTTCCTGATGAGTCCAGGGCTCGATCCAAACTTCTTTCCGCCGTCAGAAGCAGCAGAGGCGTTCAACAGTGACGCGACGCAGCAACAGCGCAGCGCACTCGACCAGCGCTTTACCGCACTCGCTTTCCGCAACCCGGTTCTGCCAGGGCAGACAGCCTCCGGCTTCGTGCTGACCAACCTCAGCGAGGGCGCAAAGCTGGTCGAGGTGGACCTCGTCGCGAGCGGGCGGGCGCAGACGTTCTCGATCCTCACCGTCGTGCCCGGGTTTCAGGCCGACTACAAGACAAGCAACGTTTTCAAGCGAGCGGCTGACCCGGACGTTTCTGTTGTGGACTATACGGATGACGACGCCTTCCGCTCTGCGCTCGAAGCCTTGCCATGCTGCGTCACCAACAAGGACGGCTCGAAGAATGGCGATCCCATCAACCTGGTAATCGTGGGCGGTCTCGACGACGCCTTTCCCGCGCTGGTGCGGCGCGGCTGGAGTCCGACCGAGCAGAAGTGGTCGGGGGCGATCTGGAAGATGGTGACGTCCGCGCTCTCCGGCGAACCCTATGTCAATGCGCCCGTGAGCGATCTCTATCTGTTCGGCCGCGCACAGGATCTCGCGCTGCAAAAAGCACGTGACACCATCCACCAGCGCAACCATTTGCGGCTCTGGCTCGCCGCGATGCGCTACCACGGCAAACCCGTGTGGGTGGGCCAGATCAGCCGCGACATTGGGGTGCGCCTCACCGTTCATTCGCCGATGCTCACGACCCACAAGATCGACCCTGACGTGGACGAGGCGCGCACCGCCCTGACGGAAGACATGGCCTATTCGCAGAGCCTCGTGAAGCTCGGTCTCGTCTCGGGCGTGGGTGCTGCGCCGGAGAGCGCGCCGCGCGAAAACCTCACAACCGATCCGTACTACACGGACGGGTATCGCGAGGTGCTCGTATTCGACCATGCGCCGAGATCGCTTGCGGAGATCGACCTATTCCCCTGGGTCACCGATGACGCGCTCAGGGAGACATCGTCCGGAGGGAAACGATGA
- a CDS encoding GlxA family transcriptional regulator, with amino-acid sequence MSSTHETRHESRLDAGLHDLRVTRYAFLLLDNFSLIALGTAVDPLRIANMLIERKVYEYQLIGASNEYVCSSDGIRVMPDTSMAEAGKFDAVFVVGPNPIPRKGIGAVLDWLRLHARSGTALGGLDTGSYFLARAGLLNGYRCTIHWEDQDVLLEQFPKLTVSNRLYEVDRDRYTCSGGVAPLDLMIHLLGMPPGSHSLAARVLELLIAERRSHEQRQVTSLRQYIGAEHAKLDEALQVMESNVEETLSVAEIAAFLEVSQRQLERWFQERLGKTPAQAYLEIRLLRARQLLYRTAKSLEEVCARTGFTSLTHFATRYKAQFHISPMADRRRYQKAL; translated from the coding sequence ATGTCGTCAACCCACGAAACTCGCCACGAAAGTCGCCTCGATGCAGGATTGCATGACTTGCGTGTCACGCGTTATGCGTTTCTGCTGCTGGACAACTTCTCATTGATCGCATTGGGCACCGCCGTGGATCCGCTGCGAATCGCGAACATGCTCATCGAACGGAAGGTCTACGAGTACCAGCTGATCGGCGCGAGCAACGAATACGTGTGTTCTAGCGACGGGATTCGCGTGATGCCCGACACGTCGATGGCGGAAGCCGGCAAGTTCGACGCCGTCTTCGTTGTCGGGCCCAATCCGATTCCGCGCAAGGGGATCGGCGCCGTGCTGGACTGGCTGCGCTTACATGCGCGCAGTGGGACCGCGCTGGGCGGCCTCGACACGGGCAGCTATTTTCTGGCACGAGCAGGTCTACTCAATGGATATCGATGCACGATTCACTGGGAAGACCAGGACGTGCTACTCGAGCAGTTCCCAAAACTCACGGTGTCGAACCGCCTGTATGAGGTAGACCGCGACCGCTATACGTGCAGCGGCGGCGTTGCGCCGCTCGATCTGATGATTCATCTGCTCGGCATGCCGCCCGGGAGCCATTCGCTCGCCGCGCGCGTGCTCGAACTGCTTATCGCCGAGCGGCGCAGTCATGAACAACGTCAGGTCACATCGCTGAGGCAGTACATCGGTGCCGAGCACGCGAAACTGGACGAAGCGCTGCAGGTCATGGAGAGCAATGTCGAGGAAACCCTTTCGGTGGCCGAGATTGCGGCGTTTCTGGAAGTCTCGCAGCGACAACTCGAACGCTGGTTTCAGGAGCGGCTAGGCAAGACGCCCGCGCAGGCATACCTGGAAATCCGCTTGTTGCGCGCGAGGCAGTTGCTCTACCGAACGGCAAAGTCCCTCGAAGAAGTGTGCGCACGCACGGGTTTCACGTCGCTGACGCATTTTGCGACCCGCTACAAGGCGCAGTTTCACATCTCGCCGATGGCAGACCGCAGGCGTTATCAAAAGGCGCTATAA
- a CDS encoding M24 family metallopeptidase translates to MKLENLIRIENGEKVKHTFSDAEYAGRQGKLRELMARENIDAVLFTSYHNINYYADFLYCSFGRKYGLVVTDRKVVSISANIDGGQPWRRTVGDYNVVYTDWQRDNFFRAVQGEIENKGRVGVEFDQLPVEVLGKLKAALPSVEFVDISAQTMRMRMIKSAEEIEVIKHGANVCDVGGAALAAAVHEGVPEHEVALASTQAMVREIARRFPDSELMDTWTWFQSGINTDGAHNPVTTRKVQKGDILSLNCFSMIAGYYTALERTMFFDHCPDEHLRLWKVNVEVHEAGLKLIKPGARCCDIANELNKIYAEYGLLKYRTFGYGHSFGVLSHYYGREAGLELREDIETVLEPNMVVSMEPMIMLPEGLPGAGGYREHDILVIGEKGATNITGFPYGPDHNIIGA, encoded by the coding sequence ATGAAACTGGAGAACCTGATCCGGATCGAGAACGGCGAGAAAGTGAAGCACACTTTCTCCGATGCCGAATATGCAGGCCGTCAAGGCAAGCTGCGTGAACTGATGGCGCGCGAGAACATCGACGCAGTGTTGTTCACCTCGTATCACAACATCAACTATTACGCGGATTTTCTTTACTGCTCGTTTGGCCGCAAGTACGGGCTGGTCGTGACGGACAGGAAGGTCGTGTCGATCTCGGCGAATATCGACGGCGGACAGCCGTGGCGTCGTACCGTCGGCGATTACAACGTGGTCTATACCGACTGGCAGCGCGACAACTTCTTTCGTGCCGTGCAGGGTGAGATCGAGAACAAAGGCCGCGTGGGCGTCGAGTTTGATCAGCTCCCCGTCGAAGTACTTGGCAAACTGAAGGCTGCGCTGCCGTCCGTCGAGTTCGTCGATATCAGCGCGCAGACCATGCGGATGCGCATGATCAAGTCGGCGGAAGAAATCGAAGTGATCAAGCACGGCGCGAATGTGTGCGACGTGGGTGGCGCGGCACTCGCGGCAGCCGTGCATGAAGGCGTGCCCGAGCACGAAGTGGCGCTGGCGTCGACGCAGGCAATGGTGCGCGAAATCGCGCGCCGCTTTCCCGATTCGGAATTGATGGATACGTGGACGTGGTTTCAGTCCGGCATCAATACCGATGGCGCACACAACCCGGTGACGACGCGCAAGGTGCAGAAGGGCGACATCCTGAGCCTGAACTGCTTTTCGATGATCGCCGGTTACTACACGGCACTCGAACGCACGATGTTCTTCGATCATTGCCCGGACGAGCATCTGCGGCTCTGGAAGGTCAATGTCGAGGTGCATGAAGCCGGGCTCAAACTCATCAAGCCGGGCGCGCGCTGCTGCGATATCGCAAATGAACTCAACAAGATCTACGCCGAATACGGGCTGCTCAAGTACCGCACGTTCGGCTACGGCCATTCGTTCGGCGTGTTGTCCCACTACTACGGACGCGAAGCCGGCCTCGAATTGCGCGAAGACATCGAGACGGTGCTGGAGCCGAACATGGTTGTCTCAATGGAGCCGATGATCATGCTGCCGGAAGGCCTGCCGGGCGCGGGCGGCTACCGCGAGCACGACATTCTCGTGATCGGCGAGAAAGGCGCGACCAACATCACCGGTTTCCCGTATGGGCCGGACCACAACATCATCGGGGCTTAA